A genomic segment from Chanos chanos chromosome 2, fChaCha1.1, whole genome shotgun sequence encodes:
- the xiap gene encoding E3 ubiquitin-protein ligase XIAP: MAGFSDDGQLQTDDSADWAMMQTRLESFRDFPRAKDVSAERLARAGFYFTGRSDQVRCFSCQKTVENWNKGDAPARRHHEASPECRYLSCTHRINSEPISNGSTYDEEAEAMEFRLRTGEVVDESTYPMMPHMKSEDDRFNTFTNWPPSAPVRPEDLAQAGLFYLGTSDRVQCFCCGGMLTGWEPGDNAWDEHSRHFPNCFFILGHDVGNVPSELPRQSRGMEAFENRLDSFRGAKHPVEPERLARAGFYSTGLQDRVTCFRCGGTIKDWQPDEDPWEEHARHYPGCSFVMEEKGPEFVTSVHLRDPKQTHSHQNGFSSHEKASNVMQSDIAHKVVEMGFDPVKVERTILEKIRRTGRGYSTADELVQDFMNDTMESESEGSKDNDDEDPLKKLDRLQREKRCKVCMDRDICVVFTPCAHLVTCEKCSECLHKCPICCREIKEKIKTYIS; encoded by the exons ATGGCTGGCTTTAGTGATGACGGTCAACTCCAAACAGATGACTCTGCAGATTGGGCCATGATGCAAACACGTCTGGAATCTTTTCGCGACTTCCCGCGTGCCAAGGACGTGTCGGCAGAGAGGCTGGCCCGAGCAGGGTTCTACTTCACGGGCAGGTCCGACCAGGTGCGGTGCTTTAGCTGCCAGAAGACCGTGGAGAACTGGAACAAAGGTGACGCTCCCGCACGGAGACACCACGAAGCGTCGCCTGAGTGTAGGTACCTGAGCTGCACCCACCGCATCAACTCTGAGCCCATATCCAATGGCTCCACCTACGACGAAGAGGCGGAAGCCATGGAGTTCCGCCTACGCACCGGGGAGGTGGTGGACGAGTCCACCTATCCCATGATGCCTCACATGAAGAGCGAGGACGACCGCTTCAACACGTTCACCAACTGGCCGCCCTCGGCCCCCGTGCGCCCCGAGGATCTCGCCCAGGCCGGACTGTTTTACCTGGGGACGTCAGACAGGGTGCAGTGCTTCTGCTGCGGAGGCATGCTAACGGGCTGGGAGCCTGGAGACAACGCCTGGGACGAACACTCCCGGCACTTCCCCAACTGTTTCTTCATCCTGGGTCACGACGTGGGCAACGTGCCATCAGAGCTACCCCGACAGAGCAGAGGGATGGAGGCATTCGAGAATCGCCTCGACAGCTTCCGAGGTGCCAAGCATCCAGTCGAGCCTGAGAGACTGGCCAGGGCGGGCTTTTATAGCACGG GTTTGCAAGACCGCGTGACATGCTTCAGGTGTGGTGGAACTATAAAGGACTGGCAGCCAGACGAGGACCCGTGGGAAGAGCATGCCAGACACTATCCAGG ATGCAGTTTCGTGATGGAAGAAAAAGGACCTGAGTTTGTGACCAGCGTGCACCTTAGGGACCCTAAGCAG ACTCATAGTCACCAAAATGGATTTTCCAGTCATGAGAAAG CATCAAACGTCATGCAGTCAGACATAGCTCACAAAGTAGTGGAGATGGGCTTTGACCCAGTCAAGGTGGAGAGGACCATCCTGGAAAAGATCCGGAGGACTGGTAGAGGGTACTCCACGGCCGATGAACTTGTACAGGATTTCATGAATGACACAATGGAGAGTGAGTCTGAGGGGTCAAAAGACAATGATG ATGAAGACCCATTGAAGAAGCTGGACAGGCTACAGCGGGAGAAACGGTGTAAAGTGTGCATGGATCGAGACATCTGTGTGGTCTTCACTCCGTGCGCACACCTGGTCACCTGCGAGAAGTGCTCAGAATGTCTCCACAAGTGTCCAATCTGCTGCAGAGAGATCAAAGAGAAAATCAAGACATACATCTCCTAA
- the stag2b gene encoding cohesin subunit SA-2, which yields MIAAPELQTEFHFQPDTDTRFSSDTDFDDHEGRNVIQGKGKAKKGKKGGGGKGAGAGRMNGHHQENGMENVMLFEVVKLGKSAMQSVVDDWIESYKHDRDAALLDLINFFIQCSGCKGVVTGEMFRHMQNSEIIRKMTEEFDEDSGDYPLTIAGPQWKKFRASFCEFIGVLVRQCQYSIIYDEYMMDTVISLLTGLSDSQVRAFRHTSTLAAMKLMTALVNVALNLSINMDNTQRQYEAERNKMIGKRANERLELLLQKRKELQENQDEIENMMNAIFKGVFVHRYRDSIAEIRAICIEEIGVWMKMYSDAFLNDSYLKYVGWTMHDKQGEVRLKCLTALQGLYYNRELNNKLELFTSRFKDRIVSMTLDKEYDVAVQAIKLLTLVLQSSDEVLTAEDCESVYHLVYSAHRPVAVAAGEFLFKKLFSHRDIDEDSMPKRRGRQSINANLIKTTVFFFLESELHEHAAYLVDSMWDCATDLLKDWECMISLLLDEPLPGEEALTDRQEAALVEIMLCTIRQAAECHPPVGRGTGKRVLTAKEKKTQLDDRTRMTELLAVALPLLLAKYSVDAEKVTNLLQLPQYFDLEIYTTGRLEKHLESLLRQIKEIVEKHTDTDVLEACSKTYHALCNEEFTIFNRVDIARSQLLDELVDKFNRLLEDFLQEGEDPDEDDAYQVLSTLKRITAFHNAHDLSKWDLFTSNIKILKAGIENGDMPEQIVIQSLQCTHYVILWNLAKISEGTSKNEDMVTLRKHMKAFCLMCQRYLSSVNTAVKEQAFTILCDLLLIFSHQIVSGGREAMEPLIYTPESSLQSELLSFTLDHVFIDQDDDNNSTDGQQDDEAGKIEALHRRRNLLAAYCKLIIYNVVDMSTGADIFKQYMRYYNDYGDIIKETMSKTRQIDKIQCAKTLILSLQQLFNEMLSDLGHNFDRTSSSFCGIKELARRFSLTFGLDQLKTREAIAMLHKDGIEFAFKEPSPQEGSPPVNLAFLDILSEFSSKLMRQDKRTVHMYLERFMTFQMALQREDCWLPLISYRNSLQAGGDDDTMSVVSGISSRGSSVRSKKAKPATGKRKLAEEESSSSSSSEVWMNREQGMQTPVMMASPHLTSTVMRDPKRMRPEDSYLGVYGLPPDQQQQQQQQQQQPQQQPPHPQTPQPHHHQSPMDYNTQVTWMLAQRQQAEEARQQQERAMNYAKLRSNLQHAIRRGTGLIEDDEEPIVEDVMMSSEGRIEDLNEGMDFDTMDIDLPPSKNRRERSELKPDFFDPASIMDESVRTTHFLGYDTFQR from the exons ATGATAGCAGCACCAGAATTACAGACGGAGTTCCATTTCCAACC GGACACAGATACTCGCTTTTCCTCGGACACGGATTTTGACGATCATGAGGGAAGAAATGTAATCCAAGGCAAAGGAAAG GCAAAGAAAGGCAAGAAGGGAGGCGGGGGAAAGGGCGCGGGAGCCGGCCGCATGAATGGACACCATCAGGAAAATGGCATGGAGAACGTCATGCTGTTCGAGGTGGTCAAGCTGGGGAAGAGCGCCATGCAG TCGGTGGTGGATGACTGGATTGAGTCCTATAAACACGACCGGGACGCCGCCCTTCTAGACCTCATTAACTTCTTCATCCAGTGTTCAGGGTGCAAAG gTGTGGTCACTGGTGAGATGTTTAGGCACATGCAAAACTCAGAGATCATCAGGAAGATGACGGAGGAGTTTGATGAG GACAGTGGTGATTACCCCCTGACCATAGCAGGGCCTCAGTGGAAGAAGTTCAGGGCGAGTTTCTGCGAGTTCATCGGCGTTCTGGTCAGGCAGTGCCAGTACAGCATCATCTATGACGAGTACATGATGGACACGGTCATCTCTCTGCTCACGGGTCTGTCGGACTCGCAGGTCCGAGCGTTCAGACACACCAGCACGCTCGCAG CCATGAAGCTGATGACGGCCCTGGTGAACGTCGCGCTGAATCTCAGCATTAACATGGACAACACCCAGCGGCAATACGAGGCCGAGAGGAACAAGATGATCGGCAAGAGAGCCAACGAGCGCCTGGAGCTCCTGCTCCAGAAACGCAAAGAG CTTCAAGAGAACCAGGACGAGATCGAGAATATGATGAATGCGATATTTAAGGGTGTCTTCGTTCACCGATATCG CGACTCGATAGCAGAGATCAGAGCCATCTGCATCGAGGAGATCGGTGTGTGGATGAAGATGTACAGCGATGCCTTTCTCAACGACAGCTACCTGAAATACGTGGGCTGGACCATGCATGACAAG CAAGGGGAGGTGCGATTGAagtgtctcactgctctccaGGGTCTGTACTATAACCGTGAGCTCAACAACAAGCTGGAGCTCTTCACCAGCAGGTTCAAG GACCGAATTGTGTCTATGACACTAGACAAGGAATACGATGTAGCTGTTCAAGCAATAAAGCTCCTGACTCTCGTTTTACA AAGCAGCGACGAGGTCCTGACTGCGGAGGACTGTGAGAGCGTGTACCATCTGGTCTACTCAGCTCACCGGCCCGTTGCCGTGGCAGCGGGAGAGTTTCTCTTCAAGAA ACTGTTCAGTCATCGAGACATAGACGAAGACAGCATGCCCAAGAGACGAGGCAGACAGAGCATAAACGCCAACCTCATCAAAACCACCGTCTTCTTTTTCCTCGAGAGCGAG CTGCACGAGCATGCGGCCTACCTGGTGGACAGCATGTGGGACTGTGCCACGGACCTGCTGAAGGACTGGGAGTGTATGATCAGTCTGCTCCTGGACGAGCCACTGCCCGGAGAGGAAG cTCTGACGGACAGGCAGGAGGCAGCTCTGGTAGAGATCATGCTCTGTACCATTCGCCAGGCTGCAGAATGCCACCCTCCAGTGGGCAGAGGCACCGGGAAGAGG GTGCTGacggcaaaagaaaaaaaaacgcagctgGATGACAGGACGCGGATGACCGAGCTCCTGGCTGTGGCGTTGCCTCTTCTCCTCGCAAAG TACTCTGTCGACGCAGAGAAGGTTACCAACTTACTGCAGTTACCCCAGTACTTTGACCTGGAGATCTACACCACTGGACGGTTGGAAAAG CACCTGGAGTCCCTGCTGAGGCAGATTAAGGAGATTGTGGAGAAGCACACTGACACGGACGTGCTGGAGGCCTGTTCCAAGACCTACCATGCCCTCTGTAACGAGGAGTTCACCATCTTCAACAGGGTGGACATCGCACGCAGCCAGCTTCTGGACGAACTGGTGGACAAATTCAACAGGCTCCTGGAGGACTTCCTGCAGGAG gGTGAGGACCCGGACGAGGACGATGCTTACCAGGTTCTGTCCACGCTAAAGAGGATCACCGCGTTCCACAA CGCCCACGATCTCTCCAAATGGGACCTCTTCACCAGCAACATTAAGATCCTGAAGGCTGGCATAGAGAACGGAGACATGCCCGAGCAG ATCGTCATCCAATCGCTGCAGTGCACTCACTATGTGATCCTGTGGAACTTGGCCAAGATCTCCGAGGGGACCTCCAAAAAC GAGGACATGGTGACTCTGAGGAAGCACATGAAAGCCTTCTGTCTGATGTGTCAGCGCTATCTGAGCAGCGTTAACACGGCGGTCAAAGAGCAGGCCTTCACCATCCTCTGTGACCTGCTCCTCATCTTCAGCCATCAGATCGTCTCTGGGGGGAGGGAGGCCATGGAGCCCCTCATCTACACCCCAGAATCCTCTCTCCAGTCTGAACTCCTCAGCTTCACCCTGGACCACGTCTTCATCGACCAGGACGATGATAACAACAGCACGG ACGGACAGCAGGATGATGAGGCGGGGAAAATCGAAGCTTTGCACAGGAGGAGAAATCTTTTGGCCGCCTACTGTAAACTCATCATTTACAACGTGGTGGACATGAGCACCGGAGCGGATATCTTTAAGCAGTACATGAGA TATTACAACGATTACGGCGACATCATCAAAGAGACGATGAGCAAAACGAGACAGATCGACAAAATCCAGTGTGCGAAAACGCTCATCCTGAGTCTGCAGCAG CTCTTTAACGAGATGCTTTCCGACCTGGGCCATAACTTCGACCGCACGTCCTCGTCGTTCTGCGGGATCAAAGAGCTCGCCAGACGGTTCTCCCTCACGTTCGGTTTGGATCAGCTGAAGACGCGAGAGGCCATCGCCATGTTACACAA GGACGGTATCGAGTTTGCCTTCAAAGAGCCAAGCCCTCAGGAAGGCAGCCCTCCAGTGAACCTGGCCTTTCTGGACATCCTCAGCGAGTTCTCCTCCAAGCTCATGAGACAAGACAAACGCACAGT gcacatGTACCTGGAGCGGTTCATGACTTTTCAGATGGCTCTGCAGAGGGAGGACTGCTGGCTGCCGCTCATCTCCTACAGGAACTCCTTACAGGCGGGTGGAGATGACGACACCATGTCTGTGGTCAGCGGCATCAGCAGCCGCGGCTCCTCCGTCAGGAGCAAGAAGGCAAAGCCCGCCACGGGCAAGAGGAAACTCGCTGAGG aggagagcagcagcagcagcagtagcgaGGTGTGGATGAATCGGGAACAGGGCATGCAGACGCCGGTCATGATGGcctctcctcacctcacctcCACCGTGATGCGCGACCCCAAACGCATGCGCCCGGAGGACAGCTACCTGGGCGTGTACGGCCTGCCCCCCGaccagcagcaacaacaacaacaacaacaacaacagccgcAGCAGCAACCGCCCCACCCACAGACTCCGCAGCCGCACCACCATCAAAGCCCCATGGACTACAA TACACAGGTCACCTGGATGTtggcacagagacagcaggcGGAGGAGGCCAGACAGCAGCAGGAACGAGCCATGAACTACGCCAAACTGAGGAGCAACCTGCAGCACGCCAT acGCCGTGGGACGGGGCTTATAGAGGATGATGAGGAGCCAATCGTGGAGgatgtgatgatgtcatcggAGGGCCGGATTGAAGATCTGAATGAGGGCATGGACTTTGACACCATGGACATAGATCTG cccccATCAAAGAATCgcagagagagatcagagctgaagccagactTTTTCGACCCTGCGTCCATCATGGATGAGTCTGTAAGGACCACACATTTCCTGGGTTATGATACTTTTCAGCGGTAA